The Sphingobium sp. JS3065 genome has a segment encoding these proteins:
- a CDS encoding heavy-metal-associated domain-containing protein encodes MKKTVCIAMAVLAMAGGGVAYAVSGTAQDRPAATATAQKQTTFAIENMTCATCPITVKKAMEGVAGVTAVTVDFAAKTARATYNPRRTNAAAIAAASTNAGYPARAIQN; translated from the coding sequence ATGAAAAAGACAGTATGTATCGCTATGGCCGTGCTGGCTATGGCTGGCGGCGGGGTCGCCTATGCAGTTAGTGGCACGGCGCAAGATCGCCCCGCGGCTACCGCAACCGCTCAGAAGCAAACCACCTTTGCCATAGAGAACATGACCTGCGCCACCTGCCCGATCACCGTGAAGAAGGCGATGGAAGGCGTCGCCGGGGTAACGGCGGTCACGGTCGATTTCGCAGCCAAGACCGCGCGCGCAACCTATAACCCGCGCCGCACCAATGCTGCTGCGATTGCCGCTGCATCAACCAACGCGGGTTATCCGGCGCGCGCTATTCAAAACTGA
- the istB gene encoding IS21-like element helper ATPase IstB encodes MNMVEIERALRQLRLSGIAETLSTRVMQAQVAQEPFLQTFAAMLQDELDRRRSRLTERRYKRSGLDEKVSLADFDWRFNPKLPRAACFELHTLKFIAEGSNALIVGKPGTGKSHIAKAIAYQATLGGHDVRYLEADAEFARYALASATERIGLLKEWVEPDLIILDDLFLARRISEHAAEVLQAIVHQRYKLRRAIVVTSNRVVQDWGRYLGDATMATTILDRLMHRCTMLEFEGKSYRLKEAAARIAIGTESS; translated from the coding sequence ATGAACATGGTCGAGATCGAGCGCGCGCTGCGCCAGCTGCGCCTGTCGGGTATTGCCGAGACCCTGTCGACCCGCGTGATGCAGGCCCAGGTCGCCCAGGAGCCATTTCTGCAGACCTTCGCCGCCATGCTTCAGGATGAGCTCGACCGGCGCCGATCGCGCCTGACAGAGCGCCGCTACAAGCGCTCGGGTCTGGACGAGAAGGTCAGCCTGGCCGACTTCGACTGGCGTTTCAACCCCAAGCTGCCCCGCGCGGCCTGCTTTGAGCTGCACACCCTGAAGTTCATCGCCGAGGGTTCCAACGCGCTCATCGTCGGTAAACCCGGCACCGGCAAGTCTCACATTGCCAAGGCCATCGCCTACCAGGCCACGCTGGGCGGCCACGATGTGCGTTACCTCGAGGCCGACGCCGAATTCGCCCGCTACGCGCTGGCAAGTGCCACCGAGCGCATCGGCCTGCTCAAGGAGTGGGTGGAGCCTGACCTGATCATCTTGGACGATCTGTTCCTGGCCAGGCGTATCAGCGAGCACGCCGCCGAGGTCCTGCAGGCCATCGTGCATCAGCGCTACAAGCTGCGCCGCGCCATCGTGGTGACCTCCAACCGCGTGGTGCAGGACTGGGGTCGCTATCTGGGCGACGCCACAATGGCGACCACCATCCTGGACCGCCTCATGCACCGCTGCACGATGCTGGAATTCGAGGGCAAGAGCTACCGGCTCAAAGAGGCCGCCGCACGCATCGCCATCGGCACTGAGTCGTCATAA
- a CDS encoding mercuric transporter MerT family protein: protein MVSTPEAGQPALTENHEPKQANWVAAGALIGAGLASACCVVPLLLVMLGISGAWIANLTALEPYKPYVAGVTLALLGYGFWHVYFKPKPPCEDGSYCARPQSAWTTKAVLWLGLAVAILALTIDWWAPWFY, encoded by the coding sequence ATGGTCTCAACGCCGGAAGCGGGACAGCCAGCCCTCACCGAAAACCACGAGCCGAAGCAGGCAAACTGGGTTGCGGCGGGCGCATTGATCGGCGCGGGGCTCGCCTCGGCTTGCTGCGTCGTCCCGCTACTGTTGGTTATGCTCGGAATTTCCGGCGCGTGGATCGCCAACCTGACGGCGCTCGAACCTTACAAGCCCTATGTCGCAGGCGTAACGCTCGCGCTGCTCGGCTACGGCTTCTGGCATGTCTATTTCAAGCCGAAACCGCCCTGTGAAGACGGTTCCTACTGCGCTCGTCCACAATCGGCTTGGACCACCAAGGCGGTGCTGTGGCTGGGCCTTGCCGTCGCCATCCTGGCGCTCACCATCGACTGGTGGGCACCCTGGTTCTATTGA
- a CDS encoding Tn3-like element IS1071 family transposase, protein MQGWHTTFLGMRGLPRDISDFEMKAFFTFDGAERDAINARRGDSHKLGLALHIGFLRMSGRLLGAFRVIPVALWRHLGNELGIAAPEVASLRAMYERGRTLFDHQQVACTVLGFQWMSEHQRRSLVRELRDEVARCADRDQLLVRARQWLYKNKLVIVHERAIRTLIAAALAQLEVETGTAIAASVDPATLDRWRASVSELRPDGQTQQSWLWAAPAKHSTRQISEVLERIDLLYTLDVHKHLADIPDLILRRYARRLVSRPPSAGAKIKEPARTVEVACFLRYCLFTTTDQLILMVQRRIADLWRQAAADVPATVNWAAMYKTLLGELVALSAQGAVPDAELRARLEALITETQKRKPPSRASLVREGLIDGIRPVRSLLVAIAKLPWQATGEHPAIEYLAKLQALYLKGSRKLPVEVVAPSLGMIWQVSISSPDRERAFQALEVATLFALRRAVRNGSVWIEHSLSFRGRARLFFTDERWQAESKKHYARLSLPSKAATFLKPLLARVTAGVDAVAAAARSGVLRVDDELHLSPLPAEDEDPEVTKLRAALDHRIGEVQLPEVILAVDAQVRFSWIMLGREPRSTDELLMVYAGIMAHGTSLTAVECARMIPQLSATSIRQAMRWARDERRLSQACQAVLEFMQRHPIAATWGRSDLASSDMMTMETTKRVWQARLDPRRNTPSIGIYSHVKDRWGIFHAQPFVLNERQAGVAIEGVIRQEKLETSQLAVDTHGYTDFAMSHARLLGFDLCPRLKELKQRHLFVPRGTKVPAEIAAVCEANVDVALIEKHWDSLVHLAASVMSGHASAVAALARFGSAAQGDPIYEAGVQLGRLLRTAFLADYFVKDAFRNELRRVLNRGEAVNALKRAIYTGRISPAQAKRVDEMQAVADALSLMANIVMAWNTSQMQAVLDRWSNRRQVIPPELIGKIAPTRLESINLRGVFRFPVDRYADQILPSRPNASITGTNG, encoded by the coding sequence ATGCAGGGTTGGCACACAACGTTTTTGGGGATGCGTGGGCTCCCCCGCGATATCAGCGACTTCGAGATGAAGGCATTTTTCACCTTCGATGGTGCCGAGCGCGACGCAATCAATGCACGCCGAGGTGATTCCCACAAGCTTGGTCTGGCGCTCCATATTGGTTTCCTGCGCATGAGTGGGCGTTTGCTCGGTGCCTTTCGGGTAATTCCAGTAGCCTTGTGGCGCCACCTTGGCAACGAGCTTGGCATTGCAGCACCAGAAGTCGCCTCGCTGAGAGCCATGTATGAACGCGGGCGCACGCTATTCGATCACCAACAAGTAGCCTGCACGGTCCTTGGATTCCAGTGGATGAGCGAGCACCAGCGCCGCTCACTGGTACGTGAACTGCGCGACGAAGTGGCGCGCTGCGCCGACCGCGATCAGCTACTCGTGCGGGCGCGTCAATGGCTGTACAAGAACAAGCTGGTGATCGTGCACGAGCGGGCAATTCGGACACTGATTGCGGCGGCACTTGCCCAGCTTGAAGTTGAAACAGGCACCGCCATCGCCGCCAGCGTTGATCCAGCAACACTTGATCGCTGGCGAGCCTCAGTTTCAGAGCTGCGCCCAGATGGACAAACCCAGCAGAGTTGGCTATGGGCTGCACCGGCGAAACACTCAACCCGCCAAATCAGCGAGGTACTGGAGCGCATCGACCTGCTTTACACGCTGGACGTTCATAAGCACCTGGCAGACATCCCCGATCTCATCTTGCGCCGCTACGCGCGCCGACTTGTCTCCAGGCCGCCCTCAGCCGGAGCCAAGATCAAAGAGCCAGCGCGCACCGTGGAGGTCGCATGCTTTCTTCGGTATTGCCTGTTCACCACCACAGACCAGTTGATCCTTATGGTGCAGCGCCGGATCGCCGATCTGTGGCGTCAGGCTGCCGCCGATGTCCCCGCTACCGTCAATTGGGCCGCAATGTACAAAACGCTGCTCGGCGAACTTGTTGCCTTGAGCGCGCAAGGTGCGGTGCCAGATGCTGAGTTGCGTGCCCGTCTTGAAGCCTTGATCACCGAAACCCAGAAACGCAAACCACCGAGCAGGGCCTCCCTGGTCCGCGAGGGATTGATTGATGGAATTCGCCCCGTGCGGTCGTTGCTCGTCGCCATTGCAAAGCTGCCCTGGCAGGCCACCGGCGAGCATCCTGCCATCGAGTACCTTGCCAAGCTGCAAGCTTTATATCTCAAAGGATCCAGAAAGCTGCCAGTTGAAGTGGTGGCACCAAGTCTGGGAATGATCTGGCAGGTTTCGATCTCCAGCCCAGACCGGGAACGGGCGTTTCAGGCGTTGGAGGTGGCCACCCTGTTTGCCCTGCGCCGCGCGGTGCGCAATGGCTCGGTCTGGATTGAGCACAGCCTGAGCTTTCGGGGTCGTGCGCGCTTGTTCTTCACGGACGAGCGTTGGCAGGCAGAGTCCAAGAAACACTATGCCCGTCTATCGTTACCCAGCAAGGCTGCCACTTTCTTGAAGCCTTTGCTGGCCAGAGTAACTGCCGGTGTCGATGCGGTGGCCGCTGCAGCCCGCAGTGGCGTACTGCGCGTGGATGATGAACTCCATTTGTCGCCATTGCCCGCAGAGGACGAAGACCCAGAAGTGACCAAGCTGCGCGCGGCTTTGGATCACCGCATCGGTGAGGTTCAATTGCCGGAAGTGATTCTGGCCGTTGACGCCCAGGTGCGCTTTAGCTGGATCATGCTCGGACGTGAGCCGCGCTCTACCGACGAGCTGCTGATGGTCTATGCCGGCATCATGGCCCACGGCACCAGTCTGACTGCGGTCGAATGCGCGCGCATGATTCCGCAATTGTCTGCCACCAGCATTCGCCAGGCCATGCGCTGGGCGCGGGACGAACGGCGTCTGAGCCAGGCCTGCCAGGCTGTGCTGGAATTCATGCAGCGACACCCGATTGCCGCCACCTGGGGGCGGTCCGATTTGGCATCTTCTGACATGATGACCATGGAGACCACCAAACGGGTGTGGCAAGCCCGGCTTGATCCTCGGCGCAACACACCTTCCATTGGAATCTACTCCCATGTAAAAGACCGGTGGGGCATCTTCCATGCGCAGCCCTTTGTGCTCAATGAGCGCCAGGCGGGCGTGGCCATTGAAGGTGTCATCCGCCAAGAAAAGCTGGAGACCAGCCAGCTTGCTGTGGATACCCATGGCTACACCGACTTTGCCATGTCACATGCCCGTTTGCTTGGTTTTGATCTTTGCCCGCGGTTGAAGGAACTCAAACAGCGCCACCTCTTTGTGCCACGCGGCACCAAAGTGCCCGCAGAAATCGCTGCGGTGTGCGAAGCCAATGTCGACGTCGCTTTGATCGAAAAGCATTGGGATAGTCTGGTGCACCTGGCAGCCTCGGTCATGAGCGGACATGCCAGTGCGGTGGCAGCTCTTGCGCGGTTCGGTTCTGCCGCCCAGGGCGATCCAATCTATGAGGCTGGCGTGCAATTGGGGCGGTTGCTGCGTACGGCGTTTTTGGCTGACTACTTTGTCAAGGACGCTTTCAGGAACGAGTTGCGCCGGGTGCTCAATCGGGGCGAGGCTGTTAACGCCCTCAAGCGCGCCATTTATACCGGCCGGATCAGCCCGGCGCAGGCCAAACGTGTCGATGAAATGCAGGCTGTGGCCGATGCGTTGAGCCTGATGGCCAACATCGTGATGGCGTGGAATACCTCACAGATGCAGGCGGTCCTGGATCGCTGGTCGAACCGCCGCCAGGTCATTCCACCGGAACTGATCGGGAAGATTGCGCCCACCAGGCTGGAGAGCATCAACTTGCGGGGTGTGTTTCGCTTCCCGGTTGACCGCTATGCTGACCAAATCCTGCCTTCGCGGCCAAATGCATCGATAACTGGCACCAATGGATGA
- a CDS encoding MerR family transcriptional regulator: protein MEQQVGILRAQLARKTGCNLETIRYYEKVGLLPGPPRSSNGYRVYSPELVQRLQFILRARDLGYAMDEIRSLLSLTDTGAQTCAEVMARTELHLEDVRRRIADLQKIEVTLATTLARCTGDDVAECPILEALQFLPHQGN, encoded by the coding sequence ATGGAGCAACAGGTCGGCATCTTGCGTGCCCAGCTTGCCCGGAAAACAGGCTGCAATCTCGAAACCATCCGCTATTACGAGAAGGTGGGATTGCTGCCGGGGCCGCCTCGCAGTTCCAACGGCTACCGCGTCTATTCGCCGGAACTGGTGCAAAGGTTGCAGTTCATCCTGCGCGCGCGCGACCTTGGCTATGCAATGGATGAGATACGGTCATTGTTGTCGCTCACCGATACCGGTGCACAAACCTGCGCGGAGGTTATGGCGAGAACCGAACTCCACCTTGAAGATGTCCGCCGCCGCATTGCAGATTTGCAGAAGATAGAGGTGACGCTGGCGACCACGTTAGCCAGATGCACTGGAGATGACGTTGCCGAATGTCCCATCCTGGAAGCACTCCAGTTTTTACCCCATCAAGGCAATTGA
- a CDS encoding recombinase family protein — protein sequence MHGQRIGYVRVSSFDQNPERQLEQIQVDKVFTDKASGKDTRRPELERLLAFVREGDTVVVHSMDRLARNLDDLRRLVQGLTQRGVRIEFLKEHLTFTGEDSPMANLMLSVMGAFAEFERALIRERQREGIALAKQRGAYRGRKKSLSSERIAELRQRVEAGEQKTKLAREFGISRETLYQYLRTDQ from the coding sequence TTGCACGGTCAGCGCATCGGTTACGTCCGCGTCAGCAGCTTCGACCAGAACCCAGAACGGCAGCTCGAACAGATCCAGGTGGATAAAGTGTTCACCGACAAGGCGTCGGGCAAGGACACACGGCGGCCCGAACTGGAACGGCTGCTCGCCTTCGTGCGCGAAGGCGACACGGTCGTGGTGCACAGCATGGATCGTCTGGCGCGCAACCTCGACGACCTGCGCCGCCTGGTGCAGGGCCTCACCCAGCGCGGCGTACGCATCGAGTTCCTTAAGGAGCATTTGACCTTCACCGGCGAGGACTCGCCGATGGCGAACCTGATGCTGTCGGTAATGGGCGCGTTCGCCGAGTTCGAACGCGCCTTGATCCGCGAGCGGCAGCGCGAGGGCATCGCGCTCGCCAAGCAGCGCGGGGCCTACCGTGGCAGGAAGAAATCCCTGTCGTCTGAGCGTATTGCCGAACTGCGCCAACGTGTCGAGGCTGGCGAGCAAAAGACCAAGCTGGCTCGTGAATTCGGAATCAGTCGCGAAACCCTGTATCAATACTTGAGAACGGATCAGTAA
- the merA gene encoding mercury(II) reductase — MNDCCNRPGQEGFDVAVIGAGSAGFSAAIAAADLGAKVALVGHGTIGGTCVNVGCVPSKTLIRAAEAVHGGLAAARFPGLGGAVQMDDWSVLAASKDDLVTTLRQKKYVDLLPAYDGVSYIEGKARFADGALIVGDAPMKVGKVILAMGAHAAVPPIPGMDSVPYLTSTSALALDRLPKSLLVIGGGVIGVELGQMFSRLGVDVTICCRSRLLPEMDPEVSAALKNYLEAEGVRVCAGVGYQRIAQTQSGVELTCEGHCDTVAAEQVLIATGRRPNSDGLGLEERGIVLARNGGIVVDDHLETSVPGIYAAGDVTGRDQFVYMAAYGAKLAARNAVTGNQYRYDNSSMPSVVFTDPQVASAGLTETTARAQGLDIKVSLLPLDAVPRALAARDTRGLIKLIADKANDRLLGGQIMAPEGADSIQTLVLAIKHGMTTLELGATIFPYLTTVEGLKLAAQTFDKDVAKLSCCAG, encoded by the coding sequence ATGAACGACTGTTGCAACCGCCCCGGGCAGGAAGGATTTGACGTGGCCGTCATCGGCGCGGGTTCTGCCGGGTTCTCCGCCGCGATCGCCGCTGCCGATCTGGGCGCGAAAGTGGCGCTCGTCGGTCACGGCACGATTGGCGGCACCTGTGTCAATGTTGGCTGCGTTCCTTCCAAGACGCTGATCCGCGCCGCCGAAGCGGTGCATGGTGGGCTTGCCGCCGCGCGCTTTCCCGGCCTTGGGGGCGCTGTCCAGATGGATGACTGGTCCGTATTGGCGGCGTCGAAGGACGATCTTGTCACGACGCTGCGCCAAAAAAAATATGTCGATCTGCTGCCCGCCTATGACGGTGTGAGCTATATCGAGGGCAAGGCACGCTTTGCCGATGGTGCGCTGATTGTCGGCGATGCGCCCATGAAGGTCGGCAAGGTCATATTGGCGATGGGTGCGCACGCCGCCGTGCCGCCGATTCCGGGGATGGACAGCGTGCCCTACCTAACCAGCACATCGGCGCTGGCGCTGGATCGCTTGCCCAAATCGCTGCTGGTGATCGGTGGCGGGGTGATCGGGGTAGAACTGGGACAGATGTTTTCGCGTCTGGGCGTTGATGTCACCATCTGCTGCCGAAGCCGCCTGCTCCCCGAAATGGACCCGGAAGTGAGTGCCGCGCTGAAAAACTATTTGGAAGCCGAGGGCGTGCGGGTTTGCGCAGGTGTCGGCTATCAGCGTATCGCCCAAACACAGAGCGGGGTCGAATTGACCTGCGAGGGGCATTGTGACACCGTCGCGGCGGAACAGGTGCTCATCGCCACCGGACGCCGACCCAATAGCGACGGGCTTGGGCTGGAGGAGCGCGGCATAGTGCTTGCCCGTAATGGTGGAATCGTCGTCGATGACCACCTCGAAACGTCGGTTCCAGGCATTTACGCGGCGGGCGATGTAACGGGACGGGACCAGTTCGTCTACATGGCCGCCTATGGCGCAAAACTGGCCGCGCGCAACGCGGTGACGGGCAACCAATACCGCTACGACAATTCCTCCATGCCATCCGTCGTCTTCACCGACCCGCAAGTCGCCAGCGCCGGCCTCACTGAAACGACAGCACGGGCGCAAGGCCTGGACATCAAGGTTTCGCTGCTCCCGCTCGATGCTGTGCCAAGGGCACTGGCAGCACGCGATACGCGGGGTCTCATCAAACTGATTGCCGACAAGGCGAACGACCGTTTGCTGGGCGGCCAGATCATGGCACCCGAAGGCGCGGATTCGATCCAGACACTGGTGCTGGCGATCAAACACGGCATGACCACCCTGGAATTGGGTGCAACGATATTTCCTTACCTGACCACTGTGGAAGGCCTCAAACTGGCGGCCCAAACGTTTGATAAGGATGTCGCCAAACTGTCTTGCTGCGCCGGGTGA